AGGCAGGATGTCCGGTCCGCGCGAGCGGTCGGAGAAGCGGGACGGTTGCAGCCGTCCCTGACCGAAAGGGCCGTGCGGGGCTCAGCGCCCCCATGGCCCTTTTTTCGTGGAGCCGTGGTGGGATTCCGCCCCTGGAGAGGAGGAGAACCGGCACACAATTTCCTAATCGAAGCAACGACTGCGTCTCTTCTGCCCCAGCAACAACGGAAATGCATTCACAGGAGAGCAAACCTATGCGGAAATACCTGCTGGCCCTGGCCGCGGGCGTGCTCGCGGCCAGCCTGGCGGCTCCCTCCTACGCCGCCGACTTCAAGTACACGGGCATCTTCCGCCTGCGCGGCATCACGACGGAAGACCTCGACCGCAACGAGAACACCCACGACGGCAGCCAGTACATGGACGCCCTCGTGCGGCCCCGCTTCACCGCCACCTCCGAGGGCGGGCGGCTGTGGGCCATCTACGAGCTCGACTACAGCGACGGCAACCACGTCTTCGGCTCGACGACCGCGGACACCACGACCGCCGTCAACCGCTGGCTGATCGACTTCGCCGTCCCCGGCACCACCCTCAGGGCGCGGGTCGGCCGCACCGACTACACCGATCCGACCGGCGAGATCTTCGACACCATCGGCGTCCACCGGCAGGACGGCCTGGCCCTCTACGGCCGGCTCTTCGGCCCGGTCTCGCTGAGCGCCTTCACCGTCAAGCTCAGCGAGGGCGTCACGGCGGCCACCGACGCCGACAACCATTACCTGGCCCTCAAGTGGCAGGCGGCGCCCCAGATCGCCATCACCCCCTGGGTCGCCAACTCGCGGCGCAACGGCGCCACCAACACCACCGACTTCGACCTCTTTTACTTCGCCCTGCACGGCCAGGCCAAGCTGGGCATCCTGGACCTCGAGGTCCAGGGCATCTACGAGGACGGCACGTCCGCCGAGGTGACCGGAGCCGGCCGGGCGGCGGGCCTCAAGAGCGTGGACATCGAGGCCTACGCCCTGATGATCCGCAGCTGGCTCACCTTCGGCCGGCTGAAGGTCGGCTTCTACTACACCTACCTCTCGGGCGACGACGACCCGGTCGCGGCCACGGGCAACACCCAGCAGCAGCCCGACAACGAGCTGAACCGGTTCGTGTTCCCGAACTCGGCCGGCTATCTCGAGGGCCCGAACATCCTGACGGGCCGCCGCTTCTCTACCATCACCACCAACAACCCGGGCCTGGGGACGGGCAACATCGTCTCGAACCGCACGGGCACGGGCGACGGCCGCAACACGCAGCTGAACGGCATCAACATGCCCGAGATCCTCGCCAAGTACCAGGTGACGCCCGCCTTGCAGGTCGAGGGCGGCGTCTCGCTCATCTACTCGGCGGAGAAGGCGCCCCAGGTCGGCGCCGCCACCTTCGTGAGCGACAAGCTCTACGGCACGGCGGTCGAGCTGGGCTTCCGCTGGAACATCTACAAGCAGCTCGCGCTGTGGGTGCAGGGCTCCTACCTGTTTGCCGGCGACTACGGCCAGCCGACCGGCGCCAGCGGATGGGACGACAGCTGGGCGGTGTACTACGAGTTCCGCCACACCTGGTAGGCGTCACGTGAACGCGTAACACATCTGCGCACAGAAGAGACGCGGATGCCGGGGGGCCTTGGGGGCCCCCCGGCTTTTTTTTATGCGAACCGTAGGGGCGTATTGCAATACGCCCCTACTTAAGGATGTTCTCCATCTTGCTGGTGCGGCCTTTCCCCCTCCCTCCGGGAGGGGGTAGGGGGAGGGAAACACCCCTCTGGGCCTCCCCCACCCCGACCCTCCCCCGGAGGGGGAGGGGAAAAGCAGCAAGGCGGCCTTCCATCCTCTTCACACAAACGACAACATCTCCCCGTAGGCGCGCACTACAATACGCCCCTCTGTAGAGAGAATGATTCCAATCAGGGGCCGCCCCCCCCGCCCCCGGGCGGAAATCACCCCCCCTCGCCTCCCCTTGCCAAGGGGGGGATGAGGGGGGTCAGTCCCTTGCCGGGGAGGATGGGGAGGGCTCAGGCCTTGGAACGGGCATGCAGCTTTCTGTTCATCCGCGCCGCCAGCCGCTCGTCGTCGGCGAGCTGGCCGCAGGCGGCGCGGATGGGGAGCCCCTTGCTCTGGCGGACGGTGGCGGTGAAGCCGGCCCGGACGAGCTCCCGCCGGAAGGCCTCCACCCGCTCCGGGGAGGGCCGCTCGAAGAGGGCCCCGGGAAAGGGGTTCCAGGGCAGCAGGTTTATCTTGCACCGGACGCCCCGCAGGAGGCGGGCCAGCCGCCGGGCGTCCTCGGCGGAATCGTTCACCCCCTGGAGGAGGACGTACTCGAAGGTGACCCGCCGCCGCTCCGGGATGGGGAGCTCCCGGCAGGCGCGCAGCAGGGCGTCGAGGTTCCACTTGCGGTTGACGGGGACGAGCCGGCCCCGGGTGGCGTCGTCGGCCGCGTGGAGGGAGACGGCGAGCCCCACGCCGGGGACGGCGCGGGCGAACTCCGCGAGGCGGGGGGCGATGCCCACCGTCGAGACCGTGAGCCGCCGGGCGGAGACGCCGCCGGCCCGGGGGTGGATGAGGATGCGGGCGGCCGTCGCCGAGGGCCCGAAGTTCTCGAGGGGCTCCCCCATCCCCATGAAGACGATGTTGTGGAAGCGCTCCCTGGGCGGGAGGTCCCGCCGGGCGGCCAGGAACTGCTCGGCGATCTCGCCCGCCGAGAGGTCGCGCACCAGGCCCATCCGCCCCGTCAGGCAAAAAGCGCACCCCATGGCGCAGCCCGCCTGGGTCGAGAGGCACAGGGCCCAGCGCACGGGCCCCTCGGCCCGGGGCATGGGAATCTTGACGCTCTCGATCCGGGCCCCGCCCGAGAGCTCCCAGGCGTACTTCCGGGTGCCGTCCGGTGCCTCCTCGGCCCGTCCGGGCGAGAAGAAGCCCACGCGGGCCCGCTCCGCCAGCTTCGCGCGGAACTCCCTCGAGAGGTCCGTCATCCGCTCGAAATCGCACTCGCCCCGGCCGTAGATCCAGGCGCAGAGCTGCCGCCCCCGGTAAGGGAGCTCCCCCAGCTCCTCGCAGAGGGCGGAAAGCCCGGCCTCCTCCATCCCCTTGAGGTCCACCCGGGCCGGGTCCAGGCGCCGGTCGGGAGGATCGGGGGGAAGAAGGCGGGAAACGCCGCGTTCGGTCGTCATCGGCTCGCCATGTCCACCGGCTTGGTGTATGGTTCGGCGGCTTTCACCGGAGCGATCATAGCATGATCGCTCCCGCCGCCCGGCTCCGGGAGGAATGCCCCCGCTCA
The Candidatus Tectomicrobia bacterium genome window above contains:
- the rlmN gene encoding 23S rRNA (adenine(2503)-C(2))-methyltransferase RlmN encodes the protein MDPARVDLKGMEEAGLSALCEELGELPYRGRQLCAWIYGRGECDFERMTDLSREFRAKLAERARVGFFSPGRAEEAPDGTRKYAWELSGGARIESVKIPMPRAEGPVRWALCLSTQAGCAMGCAFCLTGRMGLVRDLSAGEIAEQFLAARRDLPPRERFHNIVFMGMGEPLENFGPSATAARILIHPRAGGVSARRLTVSTVGIAPRLAEFARAVPGVGLAVSLHAADDATRGRLVPVNRKWNLDALLRACRELPIPERRRVTFEYVLLQGVNDSAEDARRLARLLRGVRCKINLLPWNPFPGALFERPSPERVEAFRRELVRAGFTATVRQSKGLPIRAACGQLADDERLAARMNRKLHARSKA